Proteins encoded by one window of Halictus rubicundus isolate RS-2024b chromosome 18, iyHalRubi1_principal, whole genome shotgun sequence:
- the LOC143362896 gene encoding uncharacterized protein LOC143362896, translating to MRIIILAALVAVASASYEEEHGGSTYHETSKPVEIPIYKKYAIPIPHPVPVPVPQQIKVPIPQPYQVEVPVPHPVPVEVIKHVEIPVEKPEPYVVEKKVPYVVEKPYAVTVEKHYPVPIPKPYPVHVPVYKHVFHHQSKGHGWKH from the exons ATGAGGATCATC ATTCTGGCAGCTCTGGTGGCAGTGGCGTCTGCTTCCTACGAAGAGGAGCATGGCGGTTCCACTTACCACGAGACGTCGAAGCCAGTCGAAATACCGATTTACAAAAAATACGCCATACCGATTCCACACCCTGTCCCAGTGCCAGTACCTCAGCAGATCAAGGTCCCCATCCCTCAACCGTACCAAGTTGAAGTGCCGGTGCCACATCCGGTGCCCGTGGAAGTTATCAAACATGTGGAGATCCCCGTGGAGAAGCCAGAGCCCTACGTGGTCGAGAAAAAG GTGCCGTACGTTGTGGAGAAACCGTACGCGGTTACAGTCGAAAAACACTACCCGGTACCGATCCCGAAACCATACCCGGTCCACGTACCCGTCTACAAACACGTATTCCACCATCAAAGCAAGGGCCACGGCTGGAAGCACTGA
- the LOC143362948 gene encoding uncharacterized protein LOC143362948 — protein sequence MKYLLCLVVAIACEAARVPRIIDQGYFQNYQGAFPNNDPSGYHNVPGNGAGAAFFGDYRNQEGQSGLESEFFPNQASLGCRQDLNHLAEVPFGYVGASQANFRAENYGRSSNDYNFPA from the exons ATGAAATACCTT CTCTGTCTCGTGGTTGCCATCGCTTGCGAAGCGGCAAGAGTACCTAGAATAATTGACCAGGGATATTTCCAAAATTACCAAGGTGCTTTCCCAAACAATGACCCCTCTGGCTACCATAATGTCCCAGGCAATGGCGCCGGAGCTGCGTTTTTCGGAGACTATAGGAATCAGGAAGGACAGTCGGGTCTGGAAAGCGAGTTTTTCCCGAATCAAGCTTCCCTCGGCTGCAGACAGGACCTAAATCATTTGGCGGAAG TTCCTTTCGGCTACGTCGGTGCGAGCCAGGCGAATTTCCGAGCTGAAAATTACGGGCGTTCGAGCAACGATTATAACTTCCCAGCATAG
- the LOC143362869 gene encoding uncharacterized protein LOC143362869: MFRLLIPCLIWLSSVRSEMSMHMPDGMMEDQAATTDAMMLKPKRESYHNPCPPVYSHPISYSPPPQIYVKPVVHPAPMPVYHQPIQVVQKPMITYVKPAPPPVVVKPIVQPKLVLPVYQKPMISYAPVYQKPVYYAPPPMVQKVMYEQPKVLLKKYEVPVTQVIQKPQISYPVQYHQPKLVHVPAPQPNYVKIAQPIVHPQPVFQSAVKPWCP, from the exons ATGTTCAGGCTACTG ATCCCATGCCTGATATGGCTGTCCAGCGTGCGCTCGGAGATGTCGATGCACATGCCGGACGGCATGATGGAGGACCAAGCGGCCACGACAGACGCCATGATGCTGAAGCCAAAACGGGAATCCTACCATAACCCGTGTCCACCGGTGTACTCTCATCCGATCTCTTATTCGCCACCACCGCAGATTTACGTAAAACCGGTGGTGCACCCGGCTCCGATGCCGGTCTACCATCAGCCGATCCAGGTGGTACAGAAGCCTATGATCACATACGTGAAACCAGCCCCGCCGCCTGTCGTGGTCAAGCCCATAGTTCAGCCGAAGTTGGTGCTGCCGGTCTATCAAAAACCGATGATCTCGTACGCGCCGGTTTACCAGAAGCCCGTATACTACGCGCCGCCGCCTATGGTGCAGAAGGTGATGTACGAGCAGCCGAAGGTTCTGCTGAAGAAGTACGAGGTTCCCGTCACCCAGGTGATTCAGAAGCCCCAGATCAGCTACCCGGTTCAGTATCATCAACCGAAGCTGGTCCACGTGCCGGCTCCGCAGCCCAACTATGTGAAAATCGCACAGCCGATCGTTCATCCCCAACCCGTGTTCCAATCGGCGGTGAAGCCGTGGTGCCCATAG
- the LOC143362785 gene encoding uncharacterized protein LOC143362785, with protein MLVYKLPVPQPQTFNARSFCAHNSETHPEPEKPAAMNQIIAFVGLAALVGVACASHLDEDHGHSTYEEKSQPVEIPIYKKYAIPIPHPVPVQVPQKIEIPIPQPQNVPIEIPQPYPVEVIKHVEIPVEKPEPVVVEKHVPFVVEKPYPVYVEKKFPIPVAKPYPVHVPIYKHVFHYSSKGKGWH; from the exons ATGTTAGTATATAAGCTCCCTGTTCCACAACCGCAGACATTCAACGCTCGATCCTTCTGTGCGCACAATTCAGAGACACACCCAGAACCCGAAAAACCTGCAGCCATGAACCAAATC ATTGCTTTTGTTGGTCTCGCGGCGCTCGTAGGCGTGGCTTGTGCGAGCCATCTGGACGAGGATCACGGACACTCGACCTACGAGGAAAAATCCCAGCCTGTGGAGATACCGATCTATAAGAAATATG CGATACCGATACCCCATCCGGTGCCGGTTCAGGTACCCCAGAAAATCGAGATTCCGATTCCTCAACCGCAGAACGTCCCCATCGAGATTCCTCAGCCATACCCGGTCGAGGTAATCAAACACGTCGAGATCCCCGTGGAAAAACCGGAACCTGTCGTCGTGGAGAAACAC GTGCCGTTCGTCGTGGAGAAGCCGTACCCGGTCTACGTTGAGAAAAAGTTCCCCATCCCGGTCGCGAAGCCGTACCCGGTCCACGTACCGATCTACAAGCACGTGTTCCATTACTCCTCGAAGGGAAAAGGATGGCACTAA